A single Apodemus sylvaticus chromosome 20, mApoSyl1.1, whole genome shotgun sequence DNA region contains:
- the LOC127671228 gene encoding olfactory receptor 6C76-like — MKNRTSVSEFILLGLTNDPKLNILIFIFLFLTYILSITGNLTIITLTLIDSHLKTPMYFFLRNFSFLEISFTTVSIPRFLVSIVTGDMTISYNSCMAQVFFFILLGSTEFFLLTAMSYDRYVAICKPLHYATIMNSRVCMQLIVSCWLAGFLIIFPPVIMGLQLDFCDSNIIDHFTCDSSPMLLISCTDTAFLELLAFFLAVFTLMVTLTLVILSYSFILRTILRIPSAEQRKKAFSTCSSHMIVVSISYGSCIFMYVKTSAKEGVALTKGIAVLNTSVAPMLNPFIYSLRNKQVKESFKTLIKKLFFPSKNI; from the exons atgaaaaatcgAACATCTGTGAGTGAATTTATTCTTTTGGGATTAACAAATGACCCAAAGCTAAACatcttgatttttatatttttatttctcacttATATTTTGAGCATTACTGGAAATCTGACCATTATTACCCTCACTCTGATAGATTCTCACCTCAAgacacccatgtacttcttccttcgAAATTTCTCATTCCTAGAAATCTCATTTACCACAGTTTCCATTCCTCGGTTCCTTGTGAGCATTGTGACAGGGGATATGACCATCTCCTATAACTCTTGCATGGCTCAGGTGTTCTTCTTCATACTCCTGGGGTCAACTGAATTTTTCCTTCTGACTGCTATGtcctatgatcgctatgtggctATCTGTAAGCCCTTGCATTACGCCACAATCATGAACAGCAGGGTGTGCATGCAGCTCATAGTTAGCTGTTGGCTGGCTGGATTTCTCATCATCTTTCCACCTGTGATCATGGGGCTTCAACTGGATTTCTGTGACTCCAACATCATTGACCATTTCACCTGTGACTCCTCCCCCATGCTGCTCATCTCTTGCACAGACACAGCCTTCCTGGAGCTCTTAGCATTTTTCCTAGCAGTATTCACTCTCATGGTAACCTTAACATTAGTGATTCTGTCCTATTCCTTCATCCTCAGGACAATTCTAAGAATCCCCTCTGCTGAGCAAAGGAAAAAGGCCTTCTCTACCTGTTCCTCACACATGATTGTTGTGTCCATTTCCTATGGAAGCTGTATATTCATGTATGTCAAAACTTCAGCAAAGGAAGGAGTGGCGTTGACTAAGGGTATAGCAGTGCTCAATACCTCTGTTGCTCCGATGCTGAATCCTTTTATTTACTCCCTtagaaacaaacaagtaaaggaatcCTTTAAGACCTTGAtcaaaaa ACTGTTTTTCCcaagtaaaaatatttaa